One stretch of Glycine soja cultivar W05 chromosome 7, ASM419377v2, whole genome shotgun sequence DNA includes these proteins:
- the LOC114419993 gene encoding importin subunit alpha-2-like, with translation MSLRPNARTEVRRNRYKVAVDADEGRRRREDNMVEIRKSKREESLLKKRREGLQAHQQLPAPLQNSTVDKNLESLPAMVAGVWSNDNSLQLEATTQFRKLLSIERSPPIEEVIQAGVVPRFVEFLVREDFPQLQFEAAWALTNIASGTSENTKVVIDHGAVPIFVKLLSSPSDDVREQAVWALGNVAGDSPRCRDLVLSHGALVPLLAQLNEHAKLSMLRNATWTLSNFCRGKPQPPFEQVRPALPALERLVFSNDEEVLTDACWALSYLSDGTNDKIQAVIEAGVCPRLMQLLMHPSPSVLIPALRTVGNIVTGDDMQTQCIINHGALPCLLNLLTNNHKKSIKKEACWTISNITAGNKEQIQTVIEAGLVAPLVNLLQSAEFDIKKEASWAISNATSGGTHDQIKYLVSQGCVKPLCDLLVCPDPRIVTVCLEGLENILKVGEAEKSLGNTGDVNVYAQMIDEAEGLEKIENLQSHDNNEIYEKVVKILETYWLEEEDETLPSGNGAQPGFNFGNNELPVPSGGFNFS, from the exons ATGTCGCTCAGGCCAAATGCCAGAACCGAGGTTCGCCGCAACCGTTACAAGGTCGCCGTTGACGCCGACGAGGGCCGCCGGAGAAGAGAGGACAACATGGTCGAGATCCGCAAGAGCAAGCGCGAAGAGAGTTTGCTCAAGAAGCGTCGCGAAGGCCTCCAAGCTCACCAACAGCTTCCCGCTCCTCTTCAGAACTCCACTGTCGACAAAAAT TTAGAGAGTCTTCCTGCAATGGTTGCTGGAGTTTGGTCGAATGATAATAGTCTTCAACTTGAAGCCACCACGCAATTTCGCAAGCTGCTTTCGATTG AACGGAGCCCTCCGATTGAGGAAGTTATTCAAGCTGGTGTTGTTCCACGTTTTGTTGAGTTTCTTGTTAGAGAGGATTTCCCTCAACTTCAG ttTGAGGCTGCGTGGGCTCTCACAAACATTGCATCTGGGACTTCTGAGAACACTAAGGTGGTAATTGATCACGGGGCAGTTCCTATATTTGTCAAGCTACTCAGTTCACCCAGTGATGATGTTCGGGAGCAG GCAGTGTGGGCTTTGGGAAATGTTGCTGGTGACTCCCCTAGGTGTAGAGATCTGGTGCTCAGCCATGGTGCTCTCGTCCCACTGTTGGCCCAGTTGAATGAGCATGCAAAACTTTCAATGCTGAGAAATGCCACATGGACATTATCTAACTTTTGCAGGGGTAAGCCACAGCCTCCGTTTGAGCAG GTGAGACCAGCACTTCCTGCACTCGAGCGTTTGGTTTTTTCCAATGATGAAGAAGTTTTGACAGATGCTTGCTGGGCATTATCATATCTCTCTGATGGCACAAATGACAAAATCCAAGCAGTTATTGAAGCAGGTGTATGTCCCAGATTGATGCAGCTTCTCAT GCACCCATCTCCCTCGGTGCTGATTCCTGCTCTTCGTACAGTGGGAAATATTGTGACTGGAGATGACATGCAGACTCAG TGTATTATCAATCATGGTGCACTTCCTTGCCTTTTGAACCTGTTgacaaataatcataaaaaaagcaTCAAGAAAGAAGCTTGTTGGACCATATCAAACATTACTGCTGGAAATAAAGAACAGATACAG ACTGTTATTGAAGCTGGTCTGGTTGCACCCCTTGTCAATCTTCTTCAAAGTGCCGAGTTTGACATTAAAAAAGAAGCTTCTTGGGCAATCTCAAATGCTACATCTGGTGGAACTCATGACCAGATCAA GTATTTGGTGAGTCAGGGTTGCGTAAAGCCTCTTTGTGATCTGCTTGTTTGCCCGGACCCAAGAATTGTCACTGTCTGTTTAGAAGGCCTAGAGAATATTCTGAAGGTTGGAGAAGCTGAGAAGAGCCTAGGTAACACTGGAGATGTTAATGTGTACGCACAAATGATAGATGAAGCTGAGGGATTGGAGAAGATTGAAAACCTACAGAGTCATGACAACAATGAAATATATGAAAAGGTTGTTAAAATTCTTGAAACATATTggttggaagaagaagatgagacACTACCTTCAGGAAATGGTGCTCAACCTGGTTTCAATTTCGGAAACAATGAGCTTCCCGTCCCATCTGGTGGATTCAACTTCAGCTGA